From Deltaproteobacteria bacterium:
CCGAGACAGTAAAGCTCGCTCGCGCTCCGGAACATACATCTTCTGAGAGCGCTGAATCTTAATATCACCAATTTCACGCGCCAATTGAGCACGCTTATTGAGAAGTTCAATGACGTCGTTATCAACGCTATCAATCAGCCCACGTAAACCCGCTAACGGATCCGCTTCTTGGTTACCACCATCGTTGTTCTTAGCCATGCTTACCCACCTTTGCCGCAGAGCGTTAAAACAAGCTGTATCCTGACAAATTGTCAATAGGCACTGCTAGCTTTTTAGCTGAGACTGTATCAATTCCATCGTGTTCTCTAATGTCGTTACTTCGAGGCCTGTTAGTTTTTTCTCTTTGCGTAACCAAGTTCGTTGCCGGCGAGCATAGGCCCAAGTGCTTTTCCAAATGCGCTCAGATAACTCAGGTTCGTCGAATGCGCCCTGAATGTACTGCACGACCTCTCGGTAACCAACGGCCCTCATAGCCTGGCAGTCAGGCTCGACCCCCTGGTCGAGGAGCCGGCGTACCTCATCCACAAAACCTTGCCCAAGCATGAGATCAACGCGCTCTCGAATCCGGAGCCGCAGCTGCTCTGCTGGCCACTGGAGCCAAAAAGCGAGCATCGACACTTCCTCATCTTTAAAGCCGTGCTCTTTCTTCACAACACTTGCTTTTTTTCCGGTCATTTCGAAAATTTCGAGCGCGCGGATTTGATGTCGGACGTTGTTTTTTGCAATTGCCGCTACACTCTCAGGATCCACTTCTTGAAGACGCCGAACAACCACCCCCGGTTCCTGCGCTTCCCGCTCTTCCCACTCCGAACGAAACGCTGCATCCGCCGCCGGTACATCAATAACGCCCCAACGCAGCACTCGAAAATAGAGACCTGTCCCCCCGCACAAAATCGGGTGGTGGCCGCGAGTCCGGATCTCGGAAATCAAACGCGTGGTATCCTCCCGAAAACGTTGGGAGTCGTAAGTCTCTTGCCAATCCGCAACATCGACCAAATGATGGGGAACCTCTTTCTGCTCGGCAAGGGTCGCCTTAGCTGAGCCCACGTCAAAACCGCGGTAAACTTGGACCGAGTCGCAACTTATAATTTCGCCGCCCAGTTGCTTAGCGAGCGCAAAGGCTACGGAGCTCTTGCCAGACCCAGTAGGTCCCACAATGGCCAGAGTTGGTAATGTACTTGAATCACTCACGGCAGTTCCACACCCAGCGCTTCCAATTGCTTCTGAGCCGCGGGCGCCCAGCCTCGATTCGCCACAGGGCTTGCCGGGCTTGGATGAAGAATTCGCCCGATTTTAAGATTCATGTCGCCCAGCACGGCTTTAGCCTTTTTCTCAGCATACGCGCCAACGCCAATCACCCACTCGGGTTTGTAGTAACGAACCATCTCAGTCAGGGCCCAATCACAAGCCTCATTCACCGGCTGTATTTCGCTGGCTGGAAGCTTATCAGGGGTTCGGTTTTTGCCACTCTCCTCCATAAAAACAAGCGGACAATAATTCACCACCATAAACGATTCGAAAAACTTATCGGCCGTCCCAAAACGCTCTTTTGCCCAGCCCCAAAGCCGCGCACCACTGACTTCACTGCGCGTGCAATCAAAACCCTGCACGATGCGTTTAGGGTGCTCATGTTGAGGCTTGCCCACTTTTGCAGCCAGCCCCATCCAATCTCGGGCTATGCTCACTTCGCCAAAAGGAACACCTGTCTGCGCCATTCCCCACGGACCGGGATTCATGCCAAGCATCAAATAGCGTTTCTTACCCTTACCGTAGCGCGTAAGGTATTTATTGTGGGATTGGCGCGCATAAACCAACGGATTGTAGACATGCGTAACGGGTTCAGCAAACCTAAGGCCATCGAGCCTTTTGCAAAGCTCAGTTGTAATATTTTTGGGTGTCACCCTAAGCTCCTAATCCTGGTCAATGGGTTGTAGAGAACCGGAAAGCTCGGCTTCAGCCACCTTCTTTTCATCCACCCATGCTTCGCATTGAGCTTTATAGATGCCCATCTTTTTTCCCAGCACATCCAACACAAACGTGACCTTCTCGTCTGGTAGAACTGGCTTTCGAAATTTGGCACTTTTGATTCCAGCCAGGAGCATTTTGTGGGGGCCGTATTGATAGAGTTGCGTATAGGCCATGAGCTGAGCCATGGCCTCGACAAGATAGACACCCGGCACAATCGGGTCACCAGGGAAATGACCCTTAAAGAACTCTTCATCGGAATTAAATATGCGAGTGGCCACGGCGCGTTCGGGTGTTACCTCAATGACCTCATCAAGCAAGAGCATAGGCGCTCTGTGCGGCAAAATATCTTCGGGTAGTGGCAGCTTCATATCGGTTCCCAACACCGGACTTAGGTGTACAGGCCCCCGTTTACACCAATAACCTGCCCAGTAACATAGCCTGCGCCAGCTGAAGCGAGAAAAGAAACCACACTGGCTACATCTTCCGGCGTCCCGAGGCGACCCGCAGGAATCATTTTCGCCATTTCATCAGCGTCGATCCCTTTAGACATATCTGTATCGATAAAACCGGGCGACACCGCATTCACAGTAATTCCGCGCTTTGCAACTTCCAGTGCCAAGGCCTTCGTGGCGCCGATTATCCCAGCCTTACTGGCTGCATAATTTACCTGACCAGGATTCCCGCGTTCTCCTGAAACGGACGTTATATTAATAATGCGACCTGCTCTCTCTTTTAGCATTTTGCGAATCACTGGCTGGGTAAGCGCAAAGAACCCACCGAGGTTCACGTCGATCACGTCCTGCCAACCGCTTCGTTTCATTCGAGCAAAAAGCCCATCGCGTGTAACACCTGCGTTATTGACGAGAACATGCGGCACGCCGTCTTCCTCAAGCATGTCCTTCACGGCGGCATCGGCTTCTTCAGCATCACCCACGTTAAAGGCCACGGCTCGAGCTGCCTGACCCTTGCCTTGAATCATGGCGACAACCGCATCTGCCTTCTCTTTGTTGCTTTGGTAGGTAATGGTAACATCGTACCCGTCATCGGCCAGCTGCAATGCTATTGCGCATCCAATGCCTCGGCTGCCCCCCGTAACCCATGCTCTTAAAGCCATTGAATCCTCACTCATCAATAAAAACACCGCTTACTCGCAGCGCATGGCCCAGCTGGCCCACTTCAACTGTTTAGGATGAATCAGTCTTTGAAGAACTCAATCAACTCTTTGCGGGAAGCGTCCGCATCTGCTTTACCGAGTTCAATCATAGCCGTAGCGAGCCGGCCATCAAACATCAAATAGCTCAGTAAATCCGATTCCCCGAGTGCCTCTGCATCAGACATGAAGTCGAAGAGTAAACCAGAGACGCCTCCGAGTTTCTCCGTAAAGACATCGATAAACTCGTGAGCCATCGCACCCAAATCTCTCGAAGGCCGAATCACCACTGTACCAACTTCGCGATATCGGGCGCCGCGCATCTTCACGGCCGATGTATTGATTTGGTCCACGAACGAGTCGCCATAGACCCTCTGGCCATCCTGTAAGAGCATATTGAAGCCCTCCAGGCGCTTAAGGTCGTACTCAAGCCGGTCAAGCATGATACTGTCGGCCATCTTACCCATCAAAAACATTGGGCCTGGGTAAGATTCACTGCCGCCTTCCATATGCTCAAGCGGCTGAGTCGGCGGATCTTCACCGCGAAGACCGACCACCAAAACTCTATCAGCGCCTAAACGCAGCGCCGGGGATAACGGTGTATTCTGCCGGACACCGCCATCGCAGTAGTAGGAACCATTGATATTAATTGCTGGGAACAAAATCGGGATCGCTGCGGAT
This genomic window contains:
- a CDS encoding patatin-like phospholipase family protein is translated as MTNIDSAAKRDKPKRGIVLAGGGARGAYEVGVLSYICQELPRGLIKPGDINIICGSSVGAIHACFLAGSAHIDGFDIERLVDSWREMRIENMLKLRARDMVKLPFEFKKLFSGSPQRKGLLLNSRALQDLVVRDMPWAQVRYNVRSSVVEALALSATHVKSGKSTIFVDRADGGLPSWSRDPRTIATATRITPQHALASAAIPILFPAININGSYYCDGGVRQNTPLSPALRLGADRVLVVGLRGEDPPTQPLEHMEGGSESYPGPMFLMGKMADSIMLDRLEYDLKRLEGFNMLLQDGQRVYGDSFVDQINTSAVKMRGARYREVGTVVIRPSRDLGAMAHEFIDVFTEKLGGVSGLLFDFMSDAEALGESDLLSYLMFDGRLATAMIELGKADADASRKELIEFFKD
- the miaA gene encoding tRNA (adenosine(37)-N6)-dimethylallyltransferase MiaA, yielding MSDSSTLPTLAIVGPTGSGKSSVAFALAKQLGGEIISCDSVQVYRGFDVGSAKATLAEQKEVPHHLVDVADWQETYDSQRFREDTTRLISEIRTRGHHPILCGGTGLYFRVLRWGVIDVPAADAAFRSEWEEREAQEPGVVVRRLQEVDPESVAAIAKNNVRHQIRALEIFEMTGKKASVVKKEHGFKDEEVSMLAFWLQWPAEQLRLRIRERVDLMLGQGFVDEVRRLLDQGVEPDCQAMRAVGYREVVQYIQGAFDEPELSERIWKSTWAYARRQRTWLRKEKKLTGLEVTTLENTMELIQSQLKS
- the fabG gene encoding 3-oxoacyl-ACP reductase FabG, with the translated sequence MALRAWVTGGSRGIGCAIALQLADDGYDVTITYQSNKEKADAVVAMIQGKGQAARAVAFNVGDAEEADAAVKDMLEEDGVPHVLVNNAGVTRDGLFARMKRSGWQDVIDVNLGGFFALTQPVIRKMLKERAGRIINITSVSGERGNPGQVNYAASKAGIIGATKALALEVAKRGITVNAVSPGFIDTDMSKGIDADEMAKMIPAGRLGTPEDVASVVSFLASAGAGYVTGQVIGVNGGLYT
- the fabZ gene encoding 3-hydroxyacyl-ACP dehydratase FabZ: MKLPLPEDILPHRAPMLLLDEVIEVTPERAVATRIFNSDEEFFKGHFPGDPIVPGVYLVEAMAQLMAYTQLYQYGPHKMLLAGIKSAKFRKPVLPDEKVTFVLDVLGKKMGIYKAQCEAWVDEKKVAEAELSGSLQPIDQD
- a CDS encoding single-stranded DNA-binding protein produces the protein MTPKNITTELCKRLDGLRFAEPVTHVYNPLVYARQSHNKYLTRYGKGKKRYLMLGMNPGPWGMAQTGVPFGEVSIARDWMGLAAKVGKPQHEHPKRIVQGFDCTRSEVSGARLWGWAKERFGTADKFFESFMVVNYCPLVFMEESGKNRTPDKLPASEIQPVNEACDWALTEMVRYYKPEWVIGVGAYAEKKAKAVLGDMNLKIGRILHPSPASPVANRGWAPAAQKQLEALGVELP